One Leptospira fletcheri genomic window carries:
- the flhB gene encoding flagellar biosynthesis protein FlhB, giving the protein MRITLSEILRILDPRRAYPVFEPPSSVGPAGFKIDLQLFAAEDEGRTQPGSERRRREEREKGNVPKSAEVPSAIVLLAGVVLMYLMGEYFFMKSYYLLRKYFFGIRSADSVSQEAVSSLMNNALWDITQLLLPLMGITVIAAIVGNVLQVGFLFAPRALAFNFSRIRPNFRRILPNRQTLFNLGKSLAKVAIIGWVSYFVIEKDFFRILMLGDMGLEESVTLITFTAFKIFVVVGILLLAISVGDYFFQRYEYEESLKMTPSEAKREMKEQDGDPSLQARRRQMARDTIKKSRMLTEVPKADVVITNPTHFAVALEYKPGVHKAPVVIAKGVDDFALRIIRVARSNEVPTVEDRPMARMLYDEVEIGQEVPARFYTALSVIFTKLESFRKAFRNAS; this is encoded by the coding sequence ATGAGAATTACATTATCGGAAATTCTCCGCATCCTGGACCCGAGGCGGGCCTACCCGGTTTTTGAGCCCCCTTCCTCCGTCGGTCCGGCAGGATTCAAAATCGATCTGCAGTTGTTCGCTGCGGAGGACGAAGGACGTACCCAACCCGGTAGCGAAAGGCGTAGGAGAGAGGAAAGGGAAAAAGGGAACGTTCCGAAAAGCGCCGAAGTTCCGTCCGCGATCGTTCTCCTTGCCGGAGTCGTGCTCATGTATCTCATGGGCGAATATTTTTTCATGAAATCGTATTATCTTTTGCGAAAATACTTTTTCGGAATCCGCTCCGCCGACTCCGTCAGCCAGGAAGCGGTTTCTTCCCTGATGAATAACGCTCTCTGGGACATCACCCAGCTGCTTTTGCCCTTGATGGGGATCACCGTGATCGCTGCCATCGTAGGGAACGTTCTGCAAGTAGGTTTCTTATTCGCTCCTCGGGCGCTTGCTTTCAATTTCAGTCGGATCCGTCCGAATTTCCGGAGGATTCTCCCCAATCGCCAGACCCTATTCAACCTAGGTAAGTCGTTGGCGAAGGTTGCGATCATCGGTTGGGTATCCTATTTCGTGATCGAAAAGGATTTTTTCCGCATCCTGATGTTAGGAGATATGGGCCTGGAAGAATCCGTCACCTTGATCACGTTTACCGCGTTCAAGATCTTCGTAGTAGTAGGTATCCTCCTCTTAGCGATCAGCGTAGGGGATTACTTTTTTCAGAGATACGAATACGAAGAGTCCCTGAAAATGACTCCTTCCGAAGCGAAGCGGGAAATGAAGGAACAGGACGGAGATCCCTCTTTGCAGGCCAGAAGAAGACAGATGGCAAGGGACACGATCAAGAAAAGTAGAATGTTAACGGAAGTCCCGAAAGCGGACGTGGTCATCACCAACCCTACGCACTTTGCGGTGGCTCTGGAATACAAACCCGGTGTGCATAAGGCTCCGGTCGTGATCGCAAAGGGAGTGGACGATTTCGCGCTCCGGATCATCCGAGTCGCGAGATCCAACGAAGTCCCGACTGTGGAAGACAGGCCCATGGCCAGGATGTTGTACGACGAAGTCGAGATCGGCCAGGAAGTTCCGGCCAGATTCTACACGGCTCTCAGCGTTATCTTTACCAAACTCGAATCTTTCAGAAAGGCGTTCCGCAACGCGTCGTAG
- the fliR gene encoding flagellar biosynthetic protein FliR, producing MEYFVGNFQVFLLILARIVGLLSVAPVFSFASITFAHRMSFGFLIAVILFPVSAGFVPPIPGNMIDYGLVATGEVLIGILIGFLVGLVFAAFQMAGEFFNVQLGFGYAEILDPISQTSLPVISTLKNMLGMLLFLTLGAYRFLFESLAYSFEKIQILKIAPEIQDGLYRAMEGAVGAMFLVAFKISLPVLGVLFLVTVSEALMGKAAPQLNILQLSFPIKIAIGLIVMILIVPFLVSQMGSAFQLSFEKVNYLLREWPAQ from the coding sequence ATGGAATATTTCGTCGGGAACTTCCAGGTCTTTTTGCTGATCCTCGCTAGGATCGTCGGCTTATTGTCGGTAGCCCCCGTATTTTCCTTTGCATCCATCACTTTCGCTCATCGTATGTCCTTCGGTTTTTTGATCGCGGTGATTCTGTTTCCGGTCTCGGCGGGATTCGTCCCTCCGATTCCGGGGAATATGATCGATTACGGTCTAGTCGCGACGGGAGAAGTATTGATCGGAATTCTGATCGGGTTTTTGGTCGGATTGGTCTTTGCCGCTTTTCAGATGGCGGGGGAATTTTTCAACGTCCAATTAGGTTTCGGTTATGCGGAGATTCTGGACCCCATCTCCCAGACCAGTCTTCCCGTCATCAGCACCTTAAAGAATATGCTCGGAATGCTTTTGTTCTTAACCCTAGGTGCATATCGTTTTCTATTCGAAAGTTTGGCCTATTCGTTCGAGAAAATACAGATTCTGAAAATCGCTCCGGAAATACAGGACGGATTGTACCGTGCGATGGAGGGAGCGGTGGGCGCCATGTTTCTCGTGGCCTTTAAGATCTCCCTCCCCGTTTTGGGAGTTCTTTTCTTGGTCACGGTGTCCGAGGCCTTGATGGGAAAAGCCGCGCCTCAATTGAATATTCTGCAGTTGAGTTTTCCGATTAAAATCGCGATCGGTCTGATCGTTATGATTCTGATCGTTCCGTTTTTGGTCTCCCAGATGGGCTCGGCTTTCCAACTCTCTTTCGAAAAAGTGAATTATCTGTTAAGAGAATGGCCGGCGCAATGA
- the fliQ gene encoding flagellar biosynthesis protein FliQ, whose translation MTEVDAITLIRDALFITLKLSSPILLTAMIVGLVIGILQTTTSIQEPTIAFVPKLLSIFVVIVIFAGWMLQTATDYTRDLFLMIEKF comes from the coding sequence ATGACGGAAGTGGACGCGATCACTCTGATCCGAGACGCGCTATTCATCACGTTGAAGTTGTCTTCTCCCATCCTGTTGACCGCCATGATCGTGGGTTTGGTGATCGGGATTTTACAGACCACGACTTCCATACAGGAGCCGACCATCGCCTTCGTTCCTAAGCTGCTTTCCATATTCGTAGTGATCGTGATCTTTGCGGGTTGGATGCTTCAGACAGCGACGGACTATACCAGGGATCTCTTCCTAATGATAGAGAAGTTTTAG
- the fliP gene encoding flagellar type III secretion system pore protein FliP (The bacterial flagellar biogenesis protein FliP forms a type III secretion system (T3SS)-type pore required for flagellar assembly.), producing the protein MLFCLGGEVSAQATRIPIPNLGINVNEAKGPRETSLSLMVLFLVTILSLAPAIVMSLTSFTKIVIVLDFVRRALSIQNLPPNQVMVGLALFMTFFIMAPTLNVVYEKALTPYMNGKIDTNEFFDKSMVPMREFMIRQIGPTGAKDVALFLKIGKVEKVESFDDVPSYVLIPAFMLSEIKKAFWIGIIIFIPFIVVDLVVASALLSMGLNMLPPVMVSLPFKLILFVLVDGWNLIVYELVRSYK; encoded by the coding sequence TTGCTATTCTGCTTGGGAGGGGAGGTGTCCGCCCAAGCGACGCGTATCCCCATTCCGAATTTAGGAATCAACGTAAACGAGGCCAAGGGACCGAGAGAGACCAGCCTTTCTCTCATGGTTCTTTTTTTGGTAACGATTCTTTCTCTCGCTCCCGCCATCGTCATGTCTCTGACTTCGTTCACGAAAATCGTGATCGTTCTGGATTTCGTTAGGCGAGCTCTTTCCATACAGAACCTTCCGCCGAACCAAGTGATGGTAGGCCTGGCTCTCTTCATGACTTTTTTTATCATGGCGCCGACTTTGAACGTCGTCTACGAGAAGGCTTTGACTCCTTACATGAACGGAAAGATAGACACGAACGAATTCTTCGATAAATCCATGGTCCCCATGCGCGAATTCATGATCCGTCAGATCGGTCCGACGGGAGCAAAGGACGTGGCCCTGTTTCTGAAAATCGGTAAAGTCGAAAAGGTGGAATCCTTCGACGATGTTCCGAGCTACGTTCTGATTCCGGCCTTCATGCTTTCCGAGATCAAAAAGGCTTTTTGGATCGGAATCATCATATTCATTCCCTTCATCGTGGTGGATTTGGTCGTGGCTTCGGCCCTTCTCTCCATGGGTTTGAATATGCTTCCTCCAGTGATGGTAAGTCTTCCGTTCAAACTGATCCTTTTCGTTCTAGTCGACGGTTGGAACCTGATCGTCTACGAATTGGTGAGGAGTTATAAATGA
- a CDS encoding FliO/MopB family protein gives MNRKYISFQPLVFRFGSLALAIGVFCVLSGLPNLSAQASDRETMDELLKKELKGENTPESSKQTPEAKSDPAKNTGAKQDVQNPIEERYRPVSEGSGLGWILFRIVLVLGILCGGIYWILRTIAASRDSKLPVRGEMNLLGSLILGTNKQLQIVEVTGQIFVLGVADSGINLISEITDPETKSRLQRMKDEFQPPEGGFLVSVLEQIKDLNTRITGKPSAEEPLLKPSPGSRKEKQKKLKQKLDEIKRERNNLENGLFDLN, from the coding sequence ATGAACAGAAAATACATTTCATTCCAACCGCTGGTGTTTCGGTTCGGCTCCCTCGCTTTGGCGATCGGAGTCTTTTGTGTTTTATCGGGCCTTCCGAATCTGAGCGCTCAGGCTTCCGATCGGGAAACCATGGACGAACTTCTCAAAAAAGAACTGAAGGGAGAGAACACTCCGGAAAGTTCCAAACAAACTCCGGAAGCGAAGTCGGATCCCGCAAAAAATACCGGCGCAAAACAGGATGTGCAAAATCCGATCGAAGAACGGTATAGACCCGTTTCGGAAGGTTCCGGGTTGGGCTGGATTTTGTTTCGTATCGTTTTGGTACTGGGAATTCTCTGCGGCGGGATTTATTGGATTTTGCGGACCATAGCTGCTTCCCGAGATTCTAAACTGCCTGTTCGGGGTGAGATGAATCTTTTGGGGAGTTTGATTTTAGGGACGAACAAACAACTCCAAATCGTTGAGGTAACCGGGCAGATTTTCGTGCTGGGAGTGGCGGACAGTGGAATCAATCTCATCTCCGAGATTACGGATCCGGAAACCAAATCCAGATTGCAGAGAATGAAGGACGAATTCCAGCCGCCCGAAGGTGGATTCTTGGTTTCCGTTTTGGAGCAAATCAAGGATTTGAATACTAGAATCACAGGAAAGCCTTCGGCGGAAGAACCTCTACTAAAGCCGAGTCCAGGTTCCAGAAAAGAAAAACAGAAAAAGCTGAAGCAGAAGTTGGACGAAATCAAGAGAGAAAGGAATAACCTGGAAAACGGGTTATTCGATTTGAACTAG
- the fliN gene encoding flagellar motor switch protein FliN: MGEGSLSQEEIDALLAGANETFDPGSAAAAGGSKEVAGLSPVDRDLLSDFLSHCFQTAGNTLGAILSKTSSFLNPTTETKSRKDVESELKASTLILYSTYSGGLNGRVVLAIGADNAARIANMMMGGFDSGGLDEGQLQTLKDSLTPIMGALQSQIAAKTGGGVNGSPAETRHVTSPAALVLPEGDPIVRTFFNLSIEGLPSFRVQFLLSFAMASDILSLSKRSGGGGADYGGGGFQGGMGGGGGAGQVGMRSVSFPNLATASGAQGAPNLNLLMDVQMSVTVELGRTKMYIKDILGLGEGSIIELDKLAGEPVDLLVNGKLIAKGEVVVIDENFGVRVTDIVSPADRIRPEPGGG, translated from the coding sequence ATGGGTGAAGGATCCCTTTCCCAAGAAGAAATAGATGCACTGTTAGCGGGTGCCAATGAAACGTTCGATCCCGGAAGCGCGGCAGCAGCTGGCGGATCGAAAGAAGTCGCGGGACTTTCTCCCGTGGACAGGGACCTCTTGTCGGATTTTCTTTCCCATTGCTTCCAAACAGCGGGCAATACTTTAGGAGCGATTCTCTCCAAAACCTCCAGTTTTCTGAATCCCACTACGGAAACGAAATCTCGTAAGGATGTGGAATCGGAGCTCAAGGCGAGCACTCTAATTTTGTATTCCACATATTCCGGCGGATTGAACGGTCGAGTAGTCTTGGCGATCGGAGCCGATAACGCCGCTAGAATCGCGAACATGATGATGGGCGGTTTCGATTCGGGGGGGCTGGACGAAGGACAACTGCAGACCCTCAAAGACAGCCTGACTCCCATCATGGGTGCGCTCCAATCCCAGATTGCGGCAAAAACCGGAGGTGGGGTCAACGGATCTCCTGCGGAAACCAGGCATGTGACTTCTCCAGCGGCGTTGGTTCTACCGGAAGGGGATCCGATCGTTCGCACGTTCTTTAATCTTTCTATAGAAGGACTTCCTTCTTTCCGTGTGCAGTTCCTGCTCTCCTTCGCGATGGCGAGCGACATTCTTTCTTTGTCCAAACGTTCCGGAGGCGGAGGAGCGGATTACGGCGGAGGAGGTTTTCAGGGAGGAATGGGCGGAGGTGGAGGAGCCGGCCAAGTAGGCATGCGCTCCGTGTCCTTTCCGAATCTCGCTACTGCAAGCGGTGCACAAGGCGCTCCCAATCTGAATCTTCTGATGGACGTACAAATGTCCGTCACGGTGGAATTGGGTAGAACCAAAATGTACATCAAAGACATTCTAGGCTTGGGAGAAGGTTCCATCATAGAGCTGGACAAGCTCGCAGGTGAACCGGTGGACCTTTTGGTGAACGGGAAATTGATCGCAAAAGGAGAAGTCGTCGTCATCGACGAAAACTTCGGTGTTCGCGTCACCGATATCGTCAGTCCGGCGGATAGAATTCGGCCGGAGCCAGGAGGCGGATGA
- a CDS encoding DUF971 domain-containing protein encodes MNLSLAATTPDGIEFDEEFLRIRWKDGAESEYSLLDLRKRCPCVVCKGGHGGKIGAATGSIQDAKLLSFSKVGRYALNLVWGDYHNTGIYSFDSLRLLWEGKEGDLGSP; translated from the coding sequence ATGAATTTATCTTTAGCCGCGACCACCCCGGACGGGATCGAATTCGACGAGGAATTTTTACGAATTCGCTGGAAGGACGGAGCCGAGTCCGAATATTCCCTATTGGATTTGCGCAAGCGCTGCCCTTGCGTGGTTTGTAAGGGCGGACACGGAGGGAAAATCGGAGCCGCTACCGGCTCCATTCAGGACGCGAAGCTACTTTCCTTTTCCAAGGTGGGCCGTTATGCCTTGAATCTGGTTTGGGGAGACTACCACAATACCGGGATTTACAGCTTCGATTCTCTGCGCCTCCTCTGGGAAGGAAAAGAAGGGGATTTAGGAAGTCCGTAA